Proteins encoded together in one Acanthochromis polyacanthus isolate Apoly-LR-REF ecotype Palm Island chromosome 12, KAUST_Apoly_ChrSc, whole genome shotgun sequence window:
- the josd2 gene encoding josephin-2 has translation MSEGEVFHEKQRLELCAIHALNNVLQERVFTKETADDICKRLAPQCVVNPHRSVLGTGNYDVNVIMAALQSRELAAVWWDKRRTVQSLVMSKVQGFILNVPSRVSLGIVSLPLRRRHWLAVRQVNGQYYNLDSKLKSPVCIGGEAELRTFLSEQLSQDVAEMLLVVRREVEEDGSWLNADRK, from the exons ATGAGCGAAGGAGAAGTGTTCCATGAGAAGCAACGACTGGAGCTGTGCGCGATCCATGCCCTGAACAACGTGCTCCAGGAGCGGGTGTTCACCAAGGAGACGGCCGACGACATCTGCAAACG GTTGGCGCCTCAGTGTGTGGTGAACCCTCACCGCTCAGTGCTCGGTACCGGAAACTATGACGTCAACGTCATCATGGCGGCGCTGCAGAGCCGAGAGCTGGCGGCGGTGTGGTGGGACAAACGCAG GACGGTCCAGAGTCTGGTCATGTCCAAGGTCCAGGGCTTCATCCTTAACGTCCCGTCTCGGGTCTCGCTCGGCATCGTCTCGCTGCCTCTGAGGCGACGCCATTGGCTGGCGGTCCGGCAGGTGAACGGTCAGTACTACAACCTGGACTCCAAGCTGAAGAGTCCGGTCTGCATCGGAGGAGAAGCAGAACTCCG GACGTTTCTCAGCGAACAGCTTTCTCAGGACGTTGCAGAGATGCTGCTGGTGGTCcggagggaggtggaggaggacggATCGTGGCTCAACGCTGACAGGAAGTGA